In Bradyrhizobium sp. WBOS07, the genomic window CTCGCAGCAAGGCTTTTCGTTCCGCTTCCTCGGTCTCGTCGGGCTGGCCGATCCGCTGCGTCCTGGCGTCCCCGAGGCAGTGGCGGAATGTCGTTCGGCCGGCATTCGCGTCGTCATGATCACGGGCGACTATCCTGCGACCGCCATGGCGATCGCCGGGCAGGCCGGGCTGGACGTCAAGGAGGTCGTAACCGGCGAGCAGATCAAGCTCGCGAACGAGAGCGAGCTGGAGGCACTCGTCAGGAACGTGAACGTGTTCGCCCGGGTCCTGCCGGAGCAGAAGCTGCGGATCGTTCAGGCGATGAAGCGCAACGGCGAGATCGTCGCGATGACCGGCGACGGCGTCAACGACGCGCCGTCCCTGAAGGCCGCCCATATCGGGGTCGCGATGGGCGGCCGCGGCACCGATGTTGCCCGCGAGGCGTCCTCGATCGTCCTGCTCGACGACGACTTCGGCTCGATCGTCGCATCCGTCCGCCTCGGGCGCCGGATTTACGACAATCTCCGCAAGGCGATGGCCTTCATTTTCGCTGTCCACGTTCCGATCGCGGGGCTTGCTTTGCTTCCCCTGGTGTTCGGGTTGCCGGTGATTCTCGGCCCCGTTCACATCGCGTTTCTGGAGCTGATCATCGATCCCGTCTGCTCGCTGGTGTTCGAAGCCGAGCGGGACGAGCGCGATGTCATGGCGCGCCCGCCGAGGCGCGCCGATGCGGTGCTGTTCTCGTGGGCATTGGTCGGCTGGAGCGTTCTTCAGGGGGGTCTGGCATTTGCGCTGATCGCCGCGATCTTTATCGTCGCGCTTCGTTCCGGCATATCTGCCGACGAGGCGCGCACGCTCGCCTTCATCGCGCTGGTCGTCTGCATCGTCGCGCTGGTGCTGGTCAACCGGTCCTTCAGCGCGTCGTTCCTGTCCGCCTTCTTCCGTCCGAACCCGGCATTGCTCTGGATCTTCGTGTCGATCGCGTCGATTCTGACCACTGCTTTGGTCTGGCCGCCGGCGTCCGGCCTGTTTCGTTTCGGTCCCCTGCATCTGAACGATCTGATGGTCACGCTCGGTGCAGGCCTGCTGGTGCTCACGGTGCTCGAATTGTTGAAACCGATCTGGGCACGGCGGCTGCGATTCTAGCCTTCGTCCCGGCGGGCCGTCTTTGTCGAAGCCTCCACCCGATGAGGATCGTCCCTGCCACCGAGCATCCGATGCAGCCAGCGCTCCAGGCGGCGGCCGATCGTCAGCAGAACGAAGGCGAAGGCCAGCGCGGCCAGCACGATCTTCCATTGCCCGGCGCCGCAGGCAATGCCGAGACAGGCGGCCAGGAAGGTGCAGGCGGCGCTGGTCAGGCCGCGCACGCGAAAACGTTCGCTTTCATGGACGATGACGCCGGCCCCGAGGAAGCCGATGCCGGTCAAGATGCCCTGGATCACACGGCTCGCCGCATCGGTGATCTTGCCGGGCTCGGCAAATTGGACCGTAAGCAGCACGACGGTTGCGGTGGAGAGCCCGACGATTCCGAGCGTCTTCAGCCCGATCGGCTTGCCGTGCAGGTCGCGGTTCAGGCCGATCGCGCTGCCGGCGAGCGTCGCGCTTCCGAGACGCAGCAGGATTTCGGGCCAGTCCAGCTCGGTCATGTCTTATCCGTTATCTCCCGCCGGCTTTGCGCCGGCAAAACATAGTCTATGCGGGCGAGAGGCTCAACGAGGTGCGACGGGCGACGGTGCAACGCACTGATGTCATCGGCCCGATTCAATCGGGCGATCCGGTATTCCAGATGCGTTAG contains:
- a CDS encoding MgtC/SapB family protein, with the protein product MTELDWPEILLRLGSATLAGSAIGLNRDLHGKPIGLKTLGIVGLSTATVVLLTVQFAEPGKITDAASRVIQGILTGIGFLGAGVIVHESERFRVRGLTSAACTFLAACLGIACGAGQWKIVLAALAFAFVLLTIGRRLERWLHRMLGGRDDPHRVEASTKTARRDEG